The window CACACGTTCCGTCGCCAAGCCATTTGCCGATCCTCGCATCCATTGCACCCAATACCCAAGCACCCCACGCATCCAAGCGTCCCGATGCATCCAAGCAGCCCTCTTACAACTGGCATCAACCCGTCGGCAGAACACCTTGGAACAATCGCGTGCCGATGCGGACCAGCGTGGCACCTTCTGCGATCGCGGCGGGATAGTCGCCACTCATTCCCATTGACAATTCGGGAAGCGAAATTCCTGTGGACGATTCCATTTGGTCGCGAAGCTCTCGCAGTTTGGCGAACTGCCGAGCCGCGGCGGTCTCATCGGTGCCCCAGCCCGCCATCGCCATCAAACCGTTGATGTTCAGGCCCGCGTTGGAGGAACCTGCGAGTTCACGCCAGTGAACCAAGAGTGGTTCCAACTGATCGATTGGCAATCCGGTCTTGGCTTCTTCTTCACTGACATTAATTTCGATCAATCCATCGATGGATCGTGACTGAAGCAAGCACTCGTTGTGCAACGCATCGAGCAGCCGTTCGCTTGCAATCGCATGGACGAGAGGTTCAGCGGGCAGTAGACGCCGGACTTTGTTGCGTTGCAAGTTTCCGATTTGGTGCCAGCGAATGTTGGAATCATCGAGCGTTTGGAATTTGCTCTCCAACAGTTGAGGCCGGTTCTCGCCCAGATCGTGACATCCCGCTTCGACCAACCAACTGGTGATTTCCGCGTCAACGTACTTGGTGACACCGACCACGCGAACGCTGTCGGGCGAACGACCACATCGCTGCGCAGTTTCGGAAACGGAACTGTTGACGGAGTTCCAATTGTCCACGATCAGCGACTTGGCGGTCGCTTCGTCGCACTTCATTTGTTGTTTCGAGATTGGTTCAGCCATGCAGGCGTTTTAGCACAACACCAACCAAAGTGGCATAGGCTTCCAACTTGTGGTCGCGCGGATGTCGGTTCGAATCACAGGCTGTGAGCCTCTGCCACTTTTAAGCGATGATGCTACGTCGATTCTTGACGTAGTCCCACAGCACAAATCGATCGAGGTTCTTGCCGCTGGTGAAGAACACCCGCCCGCGGGTCGATTGAGCCATCCGGTAGGCGAACCGGATGTCCTCTTTGCTTTGCGACCAACTGGGGATCAAAAAGATGTTGATCGTGATCCCCTCCTTCGCGCAAAGCTGAGCCTCACGCATCGTGGCGGCTTCGGTTTGTGGATCGGGCGGATACAACATGTACAACCACTCGCCTTCGAAGTGTGCCGTTGGCAGCCCATCCGTGATCAACACAATTTGCCGGTTGGGCGTGTCGCAGGTGGCCAGGTTTTGCCTCGCCATTTGCAACGCGTGCTGGATGTTCGTGAAGTGCGGGTGGATCTCGTGTTCGCTGATGTCCGGGTTGCTCATGTCACACTTCAGGCGAACCCAAGGGTCATGAATCGTGACCTGCTTGGGCATGCACTCGATGATTTCGCCTGGTGTTCGAAGTTTGGCGAACGTGTACATCTCGATGAACTTCAAGAGGTCACCGGGGTACTCGCTGTTGATCAATCCCTGCAGTGCCAACGCCATGCGTTTGACGTTGATGTATTGGCCCTCGTACCGCATCGACCCGCTCATGTCCATGATCACCGCCGTGGCGGCTTTCGGGTGATTGCGAGTTTTGTGGACCACGATGTCATCGCTGTGCAATCGCAGCGGACGTTCGTCCTTTTGCCGAAGCAACGCGTTGATGATTGTCTGCGGCAAATCCAAGTTGGCGACACTGTCGCCGAACTCATACGGTTTGGTCTGCTGCAACTCCACGGCACCTTCGCCGACCACGTCCCCTTCGTGGCGTCCGGTGCGTGACGGATCAAGTTCACTGAAGATCTGCTCAAGCAATCGACCTTGAAACATTTTGTAAGCCTGCGGCGTCAAGCGAAATCCAGAGCCATCCTTGTTGCGTTCGAGGCCCTGGCGTTCGGCTTGTTCACGCATGAGGTTTTCCACCTGGCGGCGCATGTCCTCGAGCTGTTCCATGTCGCCCGGTTGAGCGAATTCGCTGAGCATCTCCATGTCAATCAAGCCGATCTGCGCAGACTTCTCGGCCTCTTCCAATTGCTGCAGCAGTTCGTCGATCTTTTCAAGTTCCTCCTTGATCTCCAGTGCCTTGGGGATCGACATCGATTCATTGCCGATGAAGTCATACTTCGTGGCAAGTTCTTCGAGGTTGTGCTTGTCTTCCATTGCCGAACCGGTCGCAAGCAAGTTGCGGGCGAGGTCGCCGTTGTCGTCACCCGCTTGGTACCACAACCGTTCAATCATGAAGGGTTGTTCTTGATTGATCGCCATTTGGAAGAGCTTTTCCATTTTGGCGGGCGGTTTCACTCGTTTGGCCGCTTGGTGGAACGCCTTGCGAGCTTTCTTCTGAACCGTCCGAGCTTCGTAGGTTTCCAAAATCTTGCGTTTGCGGTCCTCCAGCAACGCTTTCAGGAAATCGATGCTCGGTCCCAAGCCAGCGATTTGGCTCGGATCGAGCTTCACGGCGTTCGCCAAGTCTTCTTCGGACAGTTCGTGGAAATTGCCGTACATCAACGCTTGTTCAAACGCAGGCGAAACCAGGTCCGGCGGCGGTTGGCTCGGTGGCGGGAAAGCGACAGGGTCGTACTTTTGATAGGCATGGATCACCCCACCCACGGGATCGCGTCGGTCGCGAGACGGCGAATCAGAATTGGGTTTGGAAGTGTCCATGAATCGTTTCGTTGAGAGTTCAAGCGATGGGGCGGTGCCCGGAGGATGACCGGAACGTCATTTTACGGGCCTGCAAAGCGACGCGTTCAAAGAAAACTGGCAAGTGCTTCGTTGGATGAGCCCAATCGCTGCGGGCGACGGGCTAACGAACCAGTCGAAGTTGTGCGACGGGGGTGAATTCGACGGTCTTGGAAGACCATCGTACGAGGTGTTTGGCGAGGTTGGTGCCGTAGGCTGGGCTTCCAAGCCCGGCCTGAATCCTGGTCTTGCACATCAAGGTTGAATTCGACGGTCTTGGAAGACCTGGAATTGCCCACGAAAAGTTGACAGTGGGCCGGCGCACGTCAGACTTCTCTGACAGGAGAACCGATCCATGGACAAACGTCGAACATTTAGCCGCGAATACAAGCTGGCCGCAGTCAAGAAAGTCATCGAACAAGGCTTGTCGTACACCGCTGTCGCTAAAGACTTGGGGATCGGGGACAGCTTGATTCGCAAGTGGAAGAAGTCTTTTGACGAAGACGGAACATTCCAGGCCGAAGTAGTTGGTAGCCAATCCATTGAAGCCGAGCTGAGACGACTTCGCGAAGAGAATCGTCAACTCAAGATGGAACGCGACATTTTAAAAAAAGCGACGGCATTCTTCGCCAAAGAAAGTCACTGAGGTTGAAGTTCATTGGAGAGTGCCGCGATCGCTGGCCGATCGCAGTGCTCTGCCGAACCCTCGAAGTCACTCGCGCCGCTTATTACCGATTCGCCGGTCGCGGTCCCACAGCCACCGAGATCAAGCAAACCCAAATCATTCAAGCCGTCAAGGAAATCCGACTGGAAAAACATCACGATGCGTATGGAAGCCCGCGAATGCAACGAGCAATAGTCAAACGCGGTGTGGTGTGCTGCCGAAATACCGTCGCCAAATGCATGCGTCATGCGGGAATACAAGCCAATCGCCGCACCAAATTCAGAATATCGACCACTGACTCCAATCATGATCAGCCCATCGCCTCAAATTTGCTTGGCCAAAACTTCACGACCGAGGCAATCAATCGCGTCTGGCTAACGGACATCACCTACATCCCAACCCAAGAAGGCTCCACTTACCTCTGTGCATTCGTTGACCTGCATTCCCGCAAGATTGTCAGCTGGAAAACGAGCCGGAACATGGATTCGGAATTGGTGGTCGGGGCATTCGATCAAGCACTTACTTTTCGCAAGCCAAACGCGGGCCTGATCGTTCACAGCGATCGTGGCTCCCAATTCGCGAGCGATCATTTCCGCAGACGCCTGGCAGCCAGTGGGCTAGTTCAAAGCATGAGCCGTCGCGGGAACTGCTACGACAACGCACCGATGGAATCGTTCTTCAAGAGTTACAAAACCGAGGAAGCACAGCAGATTTACGACACGCACGAACACGCCACACGCGGCGTATCTGACTACATCGAACGATTTTACAACCCTCATCGCTTGCACTCGTCGCTGGGCTACCTCAGTCCAATCGATTTCGAGCAAGCGATCAAAGAACCGTCACTCGTAAGTGAGTCCTGACTCACAGGACTCACCGTTTACCTTTCCCTTAAGACCGGTCCACTGTCAACTTTTCGTGGGCAATTCCAACCATCGTACGGGGCGGTGAATCAGGATGGGTTGTGCTCTGACAGTGCCAGACAGAGGACTGTTTGGTCGCCGCGGATGAGCATGCGATCACCCACCACAACGGGAGC of the Rhodopirellula baltica SH 1 genome contains:
- a CDS encoding YggS family pyridoxal phosphate-dependent enzyme, producing MAEPISKQQMKCDEATAKSLIVDNWNSVNSSVSETAQRCGRSPDSVRVVGVTKYVDAEITSWLVEAGCHDLGENRPQLLESKFQTLDDSNIRWHQIGNLQRNKVRRLLPAEPLVHAIASERLLDALHNECLLQSRSIDGLIEINVSEEEAKTGLPIDQLEPLLVHWRELAGSSNAGLNINGLMAMAGWGTDETAAARQFAKLRELRDQMESSTGISLPELSMGMSGDYPAAIAEGATLVRIGTRLFQGVLPTG
- a CDS encoding IS3-like element ISRba6 family transposase (programmed frameshift) — translated: MDKRRTFSREYKLAAVKKVIEQGLSYTAVAKDLGIGDSLIRKWKKSFDEDGTFQAEVVGSQSIEAELRRLREENRQLKMERDIFKKSDGILRQRKSLRLKFIGECRDRWPIAVLCRTLEVTRAAYYRFAGRGPTATEIKQTQIIQAVKEIRLEKHHDAYGSPRMQRAIVKRGVVCCRNTVAKCMRHAGIQANRRTKFRISTTDSNHDQPIASNLLGQNFTTEAINRVWLTDITYIPTQEGSTYLCAFVDLHSRKIVSWKTSRNMDSELVVGAFDQALTFRKPNAGLIVHSDRGSQFASDHFRRRLAASGLVQSMSRRGNCYDNAPMESFFKSYKTEEAQQIYDTHEHATRGVSDYIERFYNPHRLHSSLGYLSPIDFEQAIKEPSLVSES
- a CDS encoding vWA domain-containing protein codes for the protein MDTSKPNSDSPSRDRRDPVGGVIHAYQKYDPVAFPPPSQPPPDLVSPAFEQALMYGNFHELSEEDLANAVKLDPSQIAGLGPSIDFLKALLEDRKRKILETYEARTVQKKARKAFHQAAKRVKPPAKMEKLFQMAINQEQPFMIERLWYQAGDDNGDLARNLLATGSAMEDKHNLEELATKYDFIGNESMSIPKALEIKEELEKIDELLQQLEEAEKSAQIGLIDMEMLSEFAQPGDMEQLEDMRRQVENLMREQAERQGLERNKDGSGFRLTPQAYKMFQGRLLEQIFSELDPSRTGRHEGDVVGEGAVELQQTKPYEFGDSVANLDLPQTIINALLRQKDERPLRLHSDDIVVHKTRNHPKAATAVIMDMSGSMRYEGQYINVKRMALALQGLINSEYPGDLLKFIEMYTFAKLRTPGEIIECMPKQVTIHDPWVRLKCDMSNPDISEHEIHPHFTNIQHALQMARQNLATCDTPNRQIVLITDGLPTAHFEGEWLYMLYPPDPQTEAATMREAQLCAKEGITINIFLIPSWSQSKEDIRFAYRMAQSTRGRVFFTSGKNLDRFVLWDYVKNRRSIIA